From one Colletotrichum destructivum chromosome 3, complete sequence genomic stretch:
- a CDS encoding Putative tetratricopeptide-like helical domain superfamily, pentacotripeptide-repeat region of PRORP: MPTIYSSLYQNFIRQGFAKSFTHGYAQSVVAATHPILNTQNRPSFARRNTNRFGRLQSLQLQSAFHTAERTSTGLPQHHTEKLDEKLKHGSLDAYFEALRSQQASEEELEKEWTQFQFQQQIEWKPTPASILVGEANTHDAEDYAAAQDGETPSAIPPEAQAALAQIDAALEKEIEFRNRMETLEEASEHSIRSVSRGGSAARSYQSPAIDRSRSPFSEVRTATPPFDPQSQVYADHLHKLSADGRYAEIPAVFEAMLVAGVQPIASAYNALLMAAIHLPTAKNEIVTKALDVYADMLRRKIVPDSDTYNILVGLLAARSLEVASLKKTLQEKLVRFGGMDEPGKFMFASHELENAILSEDDRLDLAMDMFEKSVLTQRAAYSAESYHQLISACAQSGRVNDMLRLYEHMELNRVTPFAAMFPSMITAFATSGDLVSAVECYNEYKELAVANDNGETTLHDRLDAEVYAAVIHAYIISDKVDGAMKFYEKIIKEYGVRAGDIKDAIVSSGMVKAFTDRGIFNQALRWAQVVEAENRADPMGNLAARAADQGDKHTAAAAFANLPINFSKIATPAMALLALSVRQGDVISAARYWHVLCAPETPVTPALIEPTAMYAIAMIGSGQVAEGLAESELMFQRIRAANPDSADEIEEGTDFVHQFMSSRGIVDPREMASQQAMSASPFAATATVSSFEDSFDPYAHNTDFKGSSLISDELEGSHGRKGPKLHDALARFRNMRRAGRHPRYITYAKLISAASRDGKMELCNDILSMARTDVPLLPQYAVVRYGWSSILDAMVGACLTMGYRQMAEQYHQELLAMGAAPSANTFGLYITTLKESAKTFDEASEAVKIFHRAKAEGVEASSFLYNALIGKLGKARRIDDCLFYFAEMRALGIKPTSVTYGTIVNALCRVSDEKFAEELFDEMEAMPNYKARPAPYNSMMQFFLTTKRDKSKVLAYYERMKSKGITPTAHTYKLLVDTHATLEPIDMAAAEKVLEAIRASGQKPEAIHFAALVHARGCNLHDMEGARKVFDSVMSDRSVTANASLFQALFEAMVANHKVADTEAILAQMRRRGVEMTPYIANTLIHGWAAEKKIEKAQAIYDSVGHEKREPSTYEAMTRAYLAVEEREKAKGVVGEMLCRGYPSAVVNKVLELLGGGGGDEVVAHN, translated from the coding sequence ATGCCCACCATCTACTCCTCCCTCTACCAGAATTTCATCCGTCAAGGATTCGCGAAATCTTTCACCCACGGCTACGCCCAGTCCGTCGTTGCCGCCACACATCCCATCCTTAACACCCAGAACCGGCCTTCATTTGCCCGCCGGAACACCAACCGTTTCGGTCGTCTTCAGTCTCTCCAGCTTCAGTCCGCCTTCCACACCGCTGAGAGGACAAGCACCGGTCTCCCCCAGCACCACACCGAGAAACTCGACGAAAAGCTCAAACATGGAAGTCTAGACGCCTATTTCGAGGCGCTGCGGAGTCAGCAGGCCTCGGAAGAGGAGCTTGAGAAGGAATGGACGCAGTTTCAGTTCCAGCAGCAGATCGAGTGGAAGCCCACGCCTGCTTCCATCCTCGTTGGCGAGGCCAACAcccacgatgccgaggactACGCAGCTGCACAAGATGGAGAGACGCCATCAGCTATCCCCCCAGaggcccaggccgccctcgcaCAGATCGACGCTGCtttggagaaggagatcgaGTTCAGAAATCGCATGGAGACTTTGGAAGAGGCCTCTGAGCACTCTATTCGATCAGTTTCCCGCGGTGGCTCTGCGGCCCGTTCGTACCAGTCCCCGGCCATCGACAGATCGCGGTCACCCTTCAGCGAAGTCCGGACTGCCACCCCTCCCTTCGACCCTCAATCTCAGGTTTATGCCGATCACCTACACAAGCTCTCCGCCGATGGCCGCTATGCCGAGATCCCGGCAGTATTTGAGGCCATGCTCGTTGCTGGCGTGCAGCCCATCGCCAGTGCCTACAACGCTTTGTTGATGGCTGCTATCCACCTGCCAACTGCCAAGAACGAGATCGTTACCAAGGCTTTGGATGTGTACGCTGACATGCTTCGCCGTAAAATTGTGCCGGACAGCGACACCTACAACATTCttgtcggcctcctcgctgccCGCTCTCTCGAGGTTGCCTCTTTGAAGAAGACCCTCCAGGAGAAGCTCGTACGGTTCGGTGGCATGGACGAGCCTGGCAAGTTCATGTTTGCGTCTCATGAGCTCGAGAATGCCATTCTTTCTGAGGATGACAGACTCGATCTTGCGATGGACATGTTCGAGAAGTCAGTCCTCACTCAACGAGCGGCTTATTCGGCCGAATCCTACCACCAGCTTATTTCCGCTTGTGCTCAGTCCGGACGCGTCAATGATATGCTGCGTCTGTACGAGCACATGGAGCTGAACCGTGTTACCCCCTTCGCCGCCATGTTTCCCAGTATGATCACCGCCTTCGCGACATCTGGCGACCTGGTCAGCGCTGTCGAGTGCTACAATGAGTACAAGGAACTTGCTGTCGCtaacgacaacggcgagacTACTCTTCACGATCGATTGGACGCCGAGGTGTACGCCGCTGTCATTCACGCCTACATCATCTCTGAtaaggtcgacggcgccatgAAGTTCTACGAAAAGATCATCAAGGAGTACGGAGTTCGCGCCGGTGACATCAAGGACGCCATTGTCAGCTCCGGTATGGTCAAGGCTTTCACCGACCGTGGCATCTTCAACCAGGCACTTCGTTGGGCTCaagtcgtcgaggccgagaacagAGCGGATCCCATGGGTAACCTAGCAGCTCGCGCTGCTGACCAGGGTGACAAGCacacggccgccgctgccttCGCCAACTTGCCCATCAACTTCTCCAAGATCGCTACTCCTGCTATGGCGCTGCTGGCTCTGAGCGTCCGCCAGGGCGACGTGATTTCGGCGGCTCGTTACTGGCATGTTCTCTGCGCTCCTGAGACGCCCGTTACTCCCGCCCTCATCGAGCCTACTGCCATGTACGCCATTGCCATGATTGGCTCGGGCCAGGTTGCCGAGGGGTTGGCCGAGTCTGAACTCATGTTCCAGAGGATCCGGGCCGCCAACCCTGATAGTGCGGATGAAATTGAAGAGGGCACCGACTTCGTGCACCAGTTCATGAGTAGccgcggcatcgtcgacccTCGTGAGATGGCTTCTCAACAAGCCATGTCCGCGTCTCccttcgccgccaccgccactgTCTCGAGCTTTGAGGACTCATTCGATCCGTACGCACACAACACCGACTTCAAGGGTTCCTCGCTCATTTCCGACGAGCTTGAGGGCTCCCACGGTCGCAAGGGCCCTAAGCTTCACGATGCCCTGGCTCGCTTCCGCAACATGCGCCGTGCCGGTCGCCACCCCCGCTACATTACCTACGCCAAGCTGatctccgccgcctctcGCGACGGCAAGATGGAGCTTTGCAACGACATCCTCTCTATGGCCCGTACCGACGTGCCCCTGCTTCCCCAGTATGCCGTCGTCCGCTACGGCTGGTCTTCCATCCTGGATGCCATGGTTGGCGCGTGTCTCACCATGGGTTACCGCCAGATGGCCGAGCAGTACCACCAGGAACTTCTTGCCATGGGCGCCGCCCCTTCCGCCAACACCTTCGGTCTGTACATCACCACCCTCAAAGAGTCGGCCAAGACATTTGACGAGGCctccgaggccgtcaagatCTTCCATCGGGCCAAGGCTGAGGGCGTCGAAGCCAGCTCCTTTTTGTACAATGCCCTAATTGGCAAGCTTGGCAAGGCTCGCCGCATCGACGACTGCCTGTTCTACTTCGCCGAGATGCGCGCCCTGGGCATTAAGCCCACGTCTGTCACTTATGGCACCATTGTCAACGCTCTCTGCCGGGTGAGTGATGAGAAGTTTGCTGAGGAGCTGTTTgacgagatggaggccaTGCCCAACTACAAGGCTCGCCCCGCCCCGTACAACAGCATGATGCAATTCTTTTTGACCACCAAGCGCGACAAGTCCAAGGTCCTTGCCTATTACGAGCGCATGAAGTCCAAGGGCATCACTCCCACTGCACACACGTACAAGCTTCTTGTCGACACCCACGCCACTCTCGAGCCCATCGAcatggccgcggccgagaaggTTCTGGAGGCTATCCGTGCCTCTGGTCAGAAGCCTGAAGCCATTCACTTTGCTGCTCTTGTCCACGCTCGTGGCTGCAACCTCCACGATATGGAGGGCGCCCGCAAAGTGTTCGATTCTGTCATGTCGGACCGATCTGTCACGGCCAACGCCAGCCTGTTCCAGGCACTCTTCGAGGCCATGGTCGCCAATCACAAAGTCGCTGACACCGAGGCCATCCTGGCGCAGATGCGTCGTCGGGGCGTTGAGATGACACCATACATCGCCAACACTCTGATCCATGGATGGGCTGCGGAGAAGAAAATTGAGAAGGCGCAAGCTATCTACGACTCGGTTGGTCACGAGAAGCGTGAGCCCAGCACATACGAGGCCATGACCCGTGCATACCTCGCCGTAGAGGAGCGTGAGAAGGCCAAGGGTGTTGTTGGTGAGATGCTTTGCCGCGGATACCCCAGCGCTGTTGTCAACAAGGTGCTGGAGCTTTtgggcggtggcggtggcgatgAAGTTGTTGCGCACAACTAA
- a CDS encoding Putative ribose 5-phosphate isomerase, type A, nagB/RpiA transferase, which translates to MLWTCGNTSLRALRSTILSLRSSSSSSSSSTARVPSLTSDILFSRTTTTPPTVHARTMSAAAASLVESAKKAAAYRAVDEHLAPSARFVGIGSGSTVVYVVDAIAAKGPAFHAAMTFLPTGSQSKGLIRAAGLRLCNLDERPLGPDGKLVPIDVAFDGADEVDAGLNCIKGGGACLFQEKLVAIAAKKFVVVADYRKLSSRLLTNWKAIPIEVLPMSAPDVLDRLTALGSVKPLVRPGAPGKAGEVVTDNGMWLIDAPFPKLLLPQDLAGADPSSRQLGRDAAGAWEVSALARELLMIPGIVEIGIFHGLDGLQAARAGKEGLAQKPVAAYFGMEDGSVKVAAASS; encoded by the exons ATGCTTTGGACCTGCGGCAATACAAGTCTCAGAGCCTTACGATCAACAATCTTATCTCTCCGgtcttcatcgtcctcctcctcctcctccaccgcaCGGGTCCCGTCGCTCACCTCGGACATCCTCTTCAGCAGAACCACTACAACCCCGCCTACCGTCCACGCCCGCACCATgtccgccgcagcagcctccctcgtcgagtcggccaagaaggccgccgcctaccgtgccgtcgacgagcacctcgccccctcggcgcgcttcgtcggcatcggctccggcagcaccgtcgtctacgtcgtcgacgccatcgccgcaaAGGGCCCCGCCTTCCACGCCGCCATGACCTTCCTGCCCACCGGCAGCCAGTCCAAGGGCCTCATCCGCGCCGCCGGTCTGCGCCTGTGCAACCTCGACGAGCGGCCCTTGGGCcccgacggcaagctcgtccCCATTGACGTCGCCtttgacggcgccgacgaggtcgacgccggcctcaactgcatcaagggcggcggcgcctgcCTCTTCcaggagaagctcgtcgccaTTGCCGCCAAGAagtttgtcgtcgtcgccg ATTACCGTAAGCTATCCTCGAGACTGCTCACCAACTGGAAGGCCATCCCCATCGAGGTCCTCCCCATGTCCGCCCCGGACGTGCTCGACAGGCTGACGGCGCTCGGCTCCGTCAAGCCCCTCGTGCGGCCCGGCGCTCCTGGTAAGGCTGGTGAGGTTGTCACCGACAACGGCATGTGGCTCATTGACGCACCTTTCccgaagctgctgctgccccagGACCTGGCTGGCGCCGACCCCTCGTCCCGCCAGCTCGGGcgcgatgccgccggcgcctggGAGGTCTCGGCTCTCGCCCGTGAGCTGCTGATGATTcccggcatcgtcgagatTGGCATCTtccacggcctcgacggcctgcaggCCGCCCGCGCAGGCAAGGAGGGCCTGGCCCAGAAGCCTGTCGCCGCCTACTTTGGCATGGAGGACGGCAGCGTCAAGGTTGCGGCTGCGAGCTCATAG